CCCTGATGTCGGTGTGGCGGTTGCTGCACTTTGGCTGGCTGAGGTTGACAAACATCAGGTGAGCCTCCATCTTCGGGAGAACAGAAACGACCCAGGAGATGGTGGAGTAAGCCTTCATTCCTATTGGCCAACCAGGAGTAGCCAAAAGGACAGGAGTGTCTCTCATTGGAGATACTGTGAATATATATCTTTCTGAATATGATTAGAAATAAAGGAATATTAAATATCACTGAAACACATgcatttcaaatatttattttagtagGTTAAAGCTGCTTCTTACCCGATATCTCCCctttaaaaacaacattcaGCACATGCTTGAAAGGCGCCGTTAGTGCTTTACCCCCAATGCCGGACACAGTGACAGACACCTTGGTGTGGATTTGGACATTCTGTATGGCTCCTTGATGGCAGAAGTGTCCGATAGTAGAGCCATCGTCTCCGACCACTTTGATAATGATGCTGTCGTTGCATTGCTGCCCAGGTAGGGATTGCTTGAGGGGCCCAGTGGGAGAGGTCAGCTCCACGCTACCCGACTGAGGAGGACGGAGAATCCAGGTCACACTGCTCAGAGGGGCAGGGAGGCAGGTCGGCAAAACAGGCACCGACAGATTGGCCGGAGTCTTCTGGCAGTCTTTGAGTTGACTACACTCTGACATAAAAGTACAGGTAGTTTGAATCAAAAGAGAAATTAGCCTTCAGGAGCTACAGCCATAAAAGGGTAAGCTCcccaaatttacaaaaaaaaaagcatttttgcaaGAAATAGTATCTATGAGAACTGTTAACACTGAGTTATCCAGATTAAGAGGGACACTGTTTCCGTAAAGCAATGTTGACTGTTAGGATATGATATATAAATCCATTATGGAGAGTTATACAAATGATTCAAGGCTTATTTTACAGGCCCAGGAAAGCCTGCACTTAACACTCAAATCTGGATTTACCTATGACTTTCATGGCAGTGACTTGTACATCTTCAGGAAGGCAGTCCTGAAAAGTCAGCTCACTGCTTGATGTGACTGTGATCTTCTCCTTCGGCACAGAGTTTATTTTCATCTTGCACTCAGAGGCCGGCCTCAACTTCTTGATGTGCAGAGAAAGGCCCTCCATTTTGCTCGGATCCACTTTACACAACTCTACAGAACACAGTACAATAAGATATTAGCATTTCTTCTGTTTACCGTCTTTTCTCACACTACAGAACGCAAATGCAAATGTGTGGGCACGTGCATTTCAAATCACACCAATGTCGAACAGGAAATGATTGATTTGACTGATAGAGCAGAACGGGATTCCCTGATCATTGAAGAAAGTGTTTCAATATGAGCCACTGCTGTCATTCATGACCCAGCGATTACGCCATCTCAGAGTTCCCCTAACCTCAGACCTGAGGGCTCAGATAAACTCTCTGTTTAATTACTCATCCATACTAAAGCTGTCTCAAAAAACAGGGACATTTCTGTTACACTACTGACTAATGAAACTGCACTCTTGTTGTAACATGATATGAAAACTGGAAATAAGGAATTAGGAAATAAGGAGTGCCTATATTAAGTAATTGAATGCCTGCTGCAACATGTAAAGGAGACACCATTCATCCTATTTTCTGAACAGCAAAACCTCCACCAACACTGAACTCCATGCTGCTCCTGTGCCCCAAAACTGCTTTCATTACagattaataaatcaaataGTTGATAGACAGATTTTTATCTATTTTACTTTTCAAACGTGATACATTTGCTGGACatttgcagctttaaaaataTTATACGATtagctttcttttttcatttcataacattataaaataaataatttggcaCTAAAAGACTGAACAGTTTTGTGGGTTGAACTGTAGTTGGTAACTAATACTTATTTGACGTGATACTTGAAAGCAGCAATTTTTGATTTCTTGACCACTTTGCGACATTGTCACATTATATAGTTGATATGGCAAatatgttagcaaacagttgcctgtGTATACACCCAGCAGACAGAAAGCAAAACAAGTATCCATTTTAAATTTGCTTTTGATTCTTGTTTGTAAactttgggttttaggttttCGTCGTTGTAATGATTATCATTGGTCATCCAATAATTATTTTCGTTTTTCCcttgtttattttctattggattgtactgtatttttacaaatgtttatcatgtgaagcactttgtgactttgtctgtgactttgtgactttgtgctacataaaataaacttattattatattattattattattattattattaatatttggaGTCAAGTTCATGGCCACATGATTAAtctaatattcactctcttttagctccgtttttggtctctaccagctcctgagggaaatatctggctcttcagctgctaaatgctccactatgttcaccagctagtctcaaactgtgtctgtctgctgtttgctgagGTCGTGTACAGCTGactgagagcagtgagagtgaaccaaaacattaGGGTTGTGGGCTTGAAAACCAAAACAGGGAGAAATAGTGGTAAAAACACCGGATGTCCAGTGCTAAATAACACAGAATAACACAATATAATCACCGCTTACATGGCACTGCAAATCTGAGTATAAAGAAGTCTTGCTAAGTAAGTTACTTTTTTATCGTTAACAAAGTCACACTTACCAACTGTGTTGACAGATGAGGCCTACAGCTTAGCTTCACTCCCTCTCTATGACTAACCAGGCCTGTACTGAGCAAACAGAGCCATGTTCACACACAACAGCCCGTGATCTGCAGCTTGAATCAACTCTGTTGTTTCATATATCCTGGTTTACACTGCAttcgttatatatatataggctatatatatatacacaacagTTCAGTCAACAACGAAAGCTCCACACTGAAGACCACAGAgccttttttattgttatttttgtccTTGTCCTATCCTCCTGCCTAACTTTATTTACTCTGACCCAACTAATCAATGCACTCATTAAAGCCATTCAGGTCCCAACAACTCTTAACATCCATATTAGCAGTAATCAGCACTAACAGCCTTGAAATAATTAATAGGCCTAATAATGCCGTCATCGTGGTTAATAATTAAGCTGTAACTTACCTGATACAGTGAAGGGGACGAATGTAAGAAGTAAAAGATGAAGCGTGACTCTTGATGAGGACATGCTGTGCTACAGTGAACTTCTACTTGATCCGGAGGGAAATCAGTGAAGATCTGCGCATATTTCATTACTTCTCGTTCAGAACTGCGACCTTCATGCGCCACATTTCGTTGACGTGAAGTTCGGCTCGTAGTTGTTGATGAGCCACAACTCCCCCACTTCCTCTTTTTGTGCTTGCATACAGCCAGGCACAGGTAATGTGAAGGCGTGGCCAGATCGGCTATTTTGGCAGGTAAAGCTCTTGAATGCGTTGTaactatggatgtattataaaacTGTCTGTAACAtccatgattaaaaaaataaataaataaatcactacAGTTAAGTTATTTCTGCAAATTAATGTCGACAAATAATTATCacatatataattaaaaaatataataattaaaaatacaattCAAGTTTGAAAGACCAAACAAATATATAGCCtactattatttgtattatagcCTATATAGCACAGTGGTATTAtgatacagtaccagtcaaaggttTGGACACGCGTGGGGGAAattgtccaaacttttgactggtactgtatattaTAGCACCGCTGGGCAGGCTCAATATGAACTCCTAGCTGATAGATTCCCGTACAGAAATATTAAAGACATGTTTTTCTAATGTTTCTTTATCGAGATTATACACTCCACTTCAGAGTCAGATTATTACAGGCTAATATAGCCTGCTAAAAATAATGCAGAATACAACAGTCTAGCGATAAATCCTACATTCTTGACGGTTATAATGtgaaactgttttagagagCTGTTGTTTCAACTGTGTCATCCTTTTGGAGGTTTTAtcttgtggtgctgttgaactaTACTGAGAGgggtttctgttattttgtccgCGCCACTTAGCCTACAACCCAAATGAAGGGAGGCTTTATTCAGGGCTGTTGTATTAGATTGCGTTTGTTATAGGCCTAATAACTAGATGCACCAAATGAACTGGCAACTGGCAAACGTGTAGGCTACTTTTCATAGGAATTAAATGATCAATAGAAAGCTCTCAGTCAGAAAGCTCATTTCTTACAGATCCACTCTAAATGTGTTAGCTCAGCTGGATACGAACTGTTTTGTTGGTAGATCAGGCTGATACTGATACTAGAAAGGGTTAAACTACAACATTTAAACTCCTTATAAAAAATTAGAAAAGGCCAGGTTATATGTGGTGGAACTATATGTAGTTCTGGGGGGCAAAGCAACTCAAGTGTCTGAAAATGTCAACATATACACCAAAACAACCATTTGTAACAGATGAGGAGTAATTCTCCAAATCCTTATCTACACAGACCatgactggggggggggggagagatgaCCTAACCCTGACATATTTTACTTATGCAgattttacacattttgcagAATGATGAGCTGTAGATTAAAATACCAAACAGTAAAGTACTACATTACCTGAACCagctaaactatttaaatgcTGCTAATAATCTAATAACACTCTGAAAGGGGCCATTGTCAAAAGGTTTGCTATTGAATTAATGGTAATGATTCCACATCTACagttaagacaaaaaataaataccccAAAATTAGCTAAATGTGTAATTAAAGTTCTATTAAGTCATATAGCCagaccttttttaaacatttgagaTAATAAAAAATCAGCGTCAATAGCTCCTTTGTTTGGGCACGCTGCACCTCATCCATGTTACGATACGATCAACTTGATCATTTTGAAGGGTTCAGCTTGTGGTGCTATTGAATTGTTATACTGAcaggtgtttctattattttgtcaatttatttaaatgagGCTACATACCAGAAACAgctcaacagcaccacaaactacatcctccaaaatgatcactctctaaaacattttcaataaaaacgGAACATTATAACCAATTATAGAGGTTGActttattgcaggactgttgtgtCAGACTGCATTTAGATTCGTGTACCTAATagactggcaactgagtgtatatTTTCCAAAGTCTTTGACAGTGTTAGCTTAAAGCCTGTTTTGAAATTTGGATCACATGCTGTGTTCACTTGAAATAACTAAATTGATTTGGGCTGGAGAGTAGGTCAGAGAGAATCTGAGATATAGCCTataatcaattttatttttcattgaaaCCGTTGgaacatgaatacaaataagCACGCATATTGAACTTGACATTATAAATCCATAACAATATAATTATTGAAACCCTCTCTATGTCAATCAGAAACAACATCTTTTTTTCAGAACGTATGGGGGGGGAAGGGAACTATTACATTTACTTTGAACATGACTATAGGTTATATATGCGACAGCACACTTTGAAGTTCAGTTTTCAGTGCAAAAGTACACATGGGATAAGGCAACAACTTTCTAGAAAGATTAAAAACTATACAAACACTGTTTAAAGAGAAAAAGTTTGCAGTTTGCGCTGACATAATCTATAGGAAGTCCTACAAGGGAATACAAAACACACTGGTCTATAGATTACTATTGGATAGTATAATCCATCATACTTTACCTTGGTTGTCCTAATGAGGAGGAGCTCTAATAAGGGTTAAAGAACACCCAAAACTAAAGCATTTGATCAAGAATGTCTCCAAAGCTCCTCGACCATTCATTCAGGTAAACAGTTGGCTGGCTACAGTTATAGTATAGGCAGCACAGGCTAATTATGATAAAGATAATTTCAATTATCTCGGTCTCCTCTGCTCCATCCCATTGGGCAGAAACCCTGCAATGATCGGGACTGGCCAGATGAGAGCAGCAACACTCCACACAATGATGACTAAAGTCATGAAACATGCCACAAGTGTCGACTCGATGGGCTTTCGGTTCAGCCTCCAACTTTTGTCGCCCTTCAGCTCGTCGAGGCTGAAATCCACGCAGCAGAAAGTGACCTGATCCCCGGTCTGCTGGCCCCTCGACCTGCCCTGACCAAACCTCCGGTACCGGGACATCCCGCAGCCCACGCACAACCGCAACTCCTGCTGACCCCCGGCGACCCCGAGGTGCTCGATGACGACAGGTGAGATCGCCCTGTTGATAGACGCGGAGAAAAAAGCCCTTCCGTGGTTGTTGGTGGTGTAGATGAGCACATCACACTGGAAGCCGAAGGTGCTGTCCCAGCGGGCCACCAGCGAGGTGGGCAGGAGTCTCTGGACGCTCACGTTGCACTGAGACATTGTCTGCAGCGAGGCGGCGTCGGGCGAGGCTTCGCTCTCCTCCACGGACCTCTTGGAGAAGCGCACGTCCACCTCCAGATTGGCCAGGAACCTGTTGGAGGAGTTGATGGGCGGCAGGAGGAGGTCTTCGTCGCTCCAGCCTTGGCATCGCTGGAGAAGTCCGGCCACCGCGGTGAGAGCCAGCAGGAGCGTCGGAGAGTCGTTCAGCATGGCACACTAGGGCGCGTCTCTCCTGCTCGCATGATGCTGTGGCGATCCGCAGGCGACGGACGAGGCTTGCAATGTTAGAAAATGCCACTCGCCAGTGATTTTTTTAATAACGCAGCTCCCGATGGAGAGATTCAATTCCCTGCCCGACTGGTGTAAATGGAAACGTCCACAGCCTGTCCCATGCACGCGTCCCCCTCCCTTTGGATATTTTCCTTCTGATTTTTTCCCCAAATGTGCCCTGCAATCGCACAGTGAAAGCAGGCTGAGCAGCACCGTGCGCTGCCTTCATCACAGCTTCTCTGAGCTTCTCTGAgcgtcacccccccccccctgctgtcACTTCAGGTGTAAGCGCTGCTGCTGAGCACGAAGACAGAGGAGTGGCGAGGGGAGAGCCTCCAGTGCGCAGGGACAGAAGCGCCAAGTTCAACACACATCTTCCAATGAGCAATCCTGACGTACACATGCTCAATGCAAGTTTctcaatgaaatgaaatgatttgaAAACACAACCCAGTCTTATTCTCGCTGTCTCTGTTGATCTGCGACTTCtctccaactgtgcaatatgagAAAAGACTGTGGATAAGGTGAACAAAAATAAGTGGTGCACTGCATTCAGACAGCCTGCAGAGAACAACCTGTGGCACGTTTAATAGTTTGTAATAGTATTAGtttgtatttttcatatttatgtaaGTGCTACCTTCATAAAGGTCTAAATGCCATTTCAAACCATCGCTGTACTGCCAGGAATAGAAGGTTGGTGGGAAAGCAGTGGATCCTTtatctgtgtatttatttatttatttattcattggcttaaaatgagtcaaatgtatttattagatTGGAATCACCCAATTTAATAATTAACTACTCCCAATGTTGCTGCAGAGGACAAAAGTTCAGTGTCCACAGTGGGTGCTACAGCCCCGGATATAAGGAAAGATATATAAAGTATTTTCATTACTAATAAATGACTAGTTACTATGGTTACCCATAGTGACGAACTGTAGGTAAACAGACTGTgttgtatatatttatacatacagtacgtgCCTAGCTGGTAGGAAAATATCTCTGACAGGGTAAACCCAATAGTCCGTAatctgtttgcttgtttgttcaTCTGTTCATTGCTCCGAGAGCTTTCTGTAGGTTTATGTTTGTTTCTCTCAGCCATATTGTGCACTTAGGGGCAGCCAGACACATCAATAAACATGGGCATCTGctgtgctgcagcagcaggggtTTTGCACACAGTGTGTATCACCTGGCTGCTGTATCTGATGCCGAAGAGGACACACTCACCACCATCCCTCCCGTCCCTTATCCTCCCCTATTTGTGTTTTGGACCCAACACTATCACAAACAGCTGATTACATTTCCAGGGGACACAGCTGTAGTTAATCTCAGTTTTGGGGCGTTGTAATAAGAGTTAAATATTAGGACCAGTGGTTGAACACCTGGTCCATTTTGGCAAGAAGAGGTTTCAAGCTGCGGTCACCATGTGAGCCAGCATTGGCCCAAATCACACTGAGCTCAGAGTCAACCCAGCCTCCTAAAAAAATGACGTTTGTGCAATTTAGAGTTGAATTTGACATAACCTGATGCTAGAAGAAATGACTGAGAGGTAGGACTGACCTTTTCACCCTGACAGGACGGCACACAGTGTCAATTTTATTAGTATATtattatctttaaaaacataCAGGTATGAATAATAATATATCTGTACAGTAATGAGTGTGTGGTGATACAGTGTCAGAGTTGTTTCACTTTTTACTGCCATTTTCATGATAACCATTTGCAACTTTTGCACAAAATGTTCTCTTGACCTCACCTTGTGTGTTGCAGGATTAGGCATGCCTTGTAACATAGTGTGATtcagtacaacaacaacatcttTTAAACAACAAgtctatttttatattttataggtGTTGCTCTCACCGTGTCCACCCACCTGAAGACACTATCCCCTCCTCTTAGAAAAGATGtcaatcaattcattgttgatgTATCTTGTTTCTGGTAACCACTTATTAATGGTTGATTATGCCTTTCAATGAGGAAACAGTTCTGCCTTTTACCAATATACTCTTCCTAACATTGTATACATAATGCATCAGGAAAGATAATAAGCTATTAACAGAATTAGGTCATTGACCAGAGGCAAAATCTAGATGAATTATTCTCTTTCATCTTTGCAGGCTAGGAAACATGAATGCCAGTTGTATACATTGTTTTCTTCCGTGCTGTTTAAATACTGTGATTTGCTCCAGAAGCCTGCCTCCATGTATTTGATGTGAGGGCCAGCTGAAGCTTTGGTGTCAATTTGCACCTTAAAGCCCTCGTCCCCTTGTCTCCGTTCTCTTTCTGCACACTCAGATATCCCTCTCAGTAAACACTCCCActcgtttgttttttaatgctgGTCTCCTCGCATCAGATATGCTCTAGTCTAGACAACGTACTGGTGAACAGAGCAAGGACATGTAAATGACTTTCTTGTTCATTAATTatgctataaaaatgtaaattgctTTGGTGACAGAAATGCAAATGGGATTAAGATAAAAGTCTCTTGTGCCAAAGAAAAGAGAATGTATAAAAgattcattttctcaaaatgtgGCTCTTTATTCAGGAAACCAAAAGGAGGACCTGTTAGTGGCTCCTGGCTGACTCTGTGCCGGATCAGACACCATTAGTCTGACCCACCGGCTCACACCGACAACTGACATAATTAGAGGTTGAGGATTCGGGTACACACACATCCTCAGAGACACAATGTTCAAGCTCCTCTTTTTACATCTGAACCTGGTGAATCCCCTGTCTGTCTCCAGTCGTCCTGTCATACATCCAATCACTGACAGGACTCATCGCCACGGCAACATAACAGGTTGGTCTCTacagaaaaggaggagaaaTGGGGTGTCGAGGAAATATTATGTTTAGTTGATAACAATAATACAACTAATAACAACGTCATTGTTGTTATTGTCATGTTTGGTGTCAGTGCCAAGAATATTGCAGGCACAAGTATTCATAACCATATTGTGCTGAGTCAGAGTATGACCCGCTCAGCTGGCAAAGAGTTGGAGACCAACAAGTCCGGTCAGCACTGTAGCACAGAGTGATCATAAAATGTAGAAGATGTGATAATAAATTCAGGCCTTGAAGCTAAGTGtaccaaacattttgaaaagggCCTCATCAACACCTGCAAATCAAATCATACCACTCACAAAAAGTGAGTATTCATCCTTTCTTTTACCTATTTTACACATTAGGTTTAGTTTACTCATCAGGAGGAGAAAGGAggtttaagataagataaaataagcctttattgtctcctataggaacaatttgtcttgggcagttGAGAGGTTTCTTAAGTCTGATAATCTTGGATCAGGCTTGAGACTTGTGTTAGCCTGTTACAGACTTGGCACATGGAGTTCAAAATGTATGGACATTTACCAGCCATGGAGGGTCTAACGAAATATGCTACTGAGTTACATTATTTGTAGGATCTAgcatttttggagcttgacccctATTGGGGGAAAAAGTCAGGATTGGCCTCTGCTGCTCCGATGGcgatgtctttttttctcttgtgaGTACCAGCTTTATGGAAGTGCAGTGCTAAATCGCTGTGGAAAATTAGCAATCTTACAATGtcaaattatttaattaaaatccTGCAATAAAAatatacttgagtaaaaatacAGATGTATCATTTTTCAAAAgtagaaaacattttatttttgtgaaataaagTAAATTGTATGAAATTGAACTagatgtcaaataaatgtagtgaattaaaaagtacagtgttaaatgtagtggagtagaaatatAAAGTATTGCACAAACACGAACCCTGGAACTggagtacctcaaaattgtgcAATGTTACTCTAGTGCACTAAAAAGTAAATGTACGTATAGTCACTttcaaccacatgcttataccTAAACTGTATATTGTTTCGTGCATATACGATTTAATATATCCCAATTACTCTTGTGTTGTAAAGTTAACCTATCTATCTCACTGTTAACCTTAAAGTGATAACAATTCAAATGCTTATGAAcatgtgtaaaataaaataaaaactcagtGTATCCGTTTATAAGAGCCTCTATTGCAGCCGGGTTGAGTGCATCTAGGAGAGTGCGGAGGGATCTGAGGAGTTGTACACTAATTAGCTACATTAATTGCCAAGGAGTGGCTCTGACATCAGGCAAAGTGGATGGGGAGTCAGAGGGAAGACATAACTAATTGCATAACTGTTGCAGAATCTGCATTTGTCATCTTCAATGAGTGGAAGTCGTGCAGCAGCAGTGCACGAAAATGAGAACAGGAAAGCTCAGGAGGGAGAGTAAGGCTGCCAGACACACTTCTCAACAGATTATTTAAGATCTTGTTCTTCTTCCTCATCTCCTCTGTTGCTCTCTGGAGTATTTGTCCTCGATGATAACAGATATGTGAAGGACACTAGGGGCTGTCAACGTAAAAACCGGCCTTGAAAATAACATCACATACTTATCAGGCTCTCTGAACCACAGTCAGAGGCATGCAGAGACCCATCAGCCTGCTCCTCGCTGGTCTCGGGGAGCTGAGATGGTGTGAGATTGCTTCTCTCTTGCACCAACAGCCTACTTCTCATTGAAGCGGGTGTGGATTGTGAATCACACACCCATCCATGAAAGGTCATCTTGGACAGGTGAGTCAGCCCCCCTTTCCCCTCATCTGCTTTCTACCTAACGTATTCTGCTCTGTGTGGTCGTTTGTCATCTGGTTTTCTGCTGGTGAAATGCAATCGTCCTCCGAAACAGGCAGGGGTAATTACCATGGGTTGTTTGTCATGGTGGGAACGGGGAGGCGGATGTGGGTGGAGAAGGAGGATGATTGGTTGCTTTCAAAAGTGATTTGTTTGAAAAACAACAGAGGCTGCGTGTACCTGAGACTCAAAGGCAATGTAGCAGTCCAAAAAATTCACAACTTTAATGCAACCAAAAATAAACGATTAAAAGACTTTGCCATTAAACTGTAACTATTTGCCATGAGAAATGATgccatacagtttttttttctactgttaATTACAACGAAATATAAAGAAGTGGAACACTGAGACAAAGCTGGCAGCTGGAAAGAGGATGAGACTTTCACAGAACTGCTTCCATGTTTTGTTTCAGTGTGTTCTTTCGCCACCGATTTCCAGCAATAAATTGGCTTTGCTCACTCAGACGCTCCCTGAGGACACTGTGCCTCCATCTGCTCCAGTTATATGATACCTATCATTTTTCCTTATATGTTGCGCTGTCAGAGGATCATTACTTTGAAAAGAATATTGACCTGGAGCAGACACATTTCactgagtacacccctcacagcATCTGACGAGGAGATAACTTAAATATTTAATCTTattgagaaaaacatttgatttaaaacCAAGTTTTTAGGGGCTTGAActcatttttacagtctatgggctTGAATTACCaagatgtgttttttctttctttacccACTTAACTAGTGTACTGTGTTTTTCATGTAGTCCTCATTCACAAAGAGACTGAATGTATTTTGTTCCTATTGGTCATCTGAATAATTGCAATAAATCACACAGTTTAAATCTGGAAGCTTTGAAATGTCACTGTGTTATCAAATGAGTAAAGGTAACATACGTCATATTCGCGTCTTCCACCGCTTTAGATCTGGTCTAGTTCAAACAGTTTTATTGACTCTAAACATCAAAGCTGACCTTCAAGCTAACCTTAGTACAACGTTTTCATCCATCATGTGGGCACAATGGATTTCCTTGCtttgtaaaacagaaaaagttatCAATACATTTTAGAATGGAGCATTACAATGAAACGGAGCTGGAGGAGCAAATTTGTCCAAAATTTCAACAGGAATTTCAATTTTGAACAAATGATAAAAGACCATTCACCAGCACCTGCAGTCCTCATGTGAAATAGTGTAATGATGAGGAAGTGAGAATCAAATTAATTCATCCGGGAGCCTCCCTCTGTATCTGCAGACAGATCTTGGGCTGTATGAGAGTTAGTGTCTCAACTGTGTCAAAAACCCATTTCCCTCCGTCATTCCTCCTCTTCAGCTACATCCTGTTGTGCCCTGAGCAGAGGCGCCCACTTAACTCTGATGTACGACGGCAGCAGGCCAGAGCAGAGCCCAAGGTTTAGCTCTCTGACGTCAGGTTGAGGAACTCTGTATCGCCTGCTAATGATAACCCACCCTCCTTTTTCTCTTCCCTCGCCGGCTCTGGCTTCTTCCCTCCTTCACTGCTTCTCTCTGCACGTCAGATCAAAGGTGAGAGCCACAGGGAGCGCTCGTAGCACAGAGGCTCTGATGACActgcctcctcctcatcttcctcttcagaACCCCTCTGCTATGTGATGAAGATGAGAGGGAGTGAAGGTGCTCTCTCAGTCAGCAATCACTTTACGTTGGAAGTTGGCATCAAAGAAATAGTGCTCCTCTCAGAAA
This sequence is a window from Sander vitreus isolate 19-12246 chromosome 6, sanVit1, whole genome shotgun sequence. Protein-coding genes within it:
- the cdcp1a gene encoding CUB domain-containing protein 1a isoform X2: MEGLSLHIKKLRPASECKMKINSVPKEKITVTSSSELTFQDCLPEDVQVTAMKVIECSQLKDCQKTPANLSVPVLPTCLPAPLSSVTWILRPPQSGSVELTSPTGPLKQSLPGQQCNDSIIIKVVGDDGSTIGHFCHQGAIQNVQIHTKVSVTVSGIGGKALTAPFKHVLNVVFKGEISERYIFTVSPMRDTPVLLATPGWPIGMKAYSTISWVVSVLPKMEAHLMFVNLSQPKCSNRHTDIRVHRVGCPEEDYSRREDEEAKSEITVSDNFYLNMSNCMPERGDFRVLTKITLQESKNFLQTIILSVVSALLVIFATVLVVVCVVIRKKKKLNPEVSIYNPNGTSFLPAHNGFPKTRQDNESHVYASIEDTLVYTDLLRRGADIGVYGEFDTYRPFTGQTDSQKPLVSEDAGADNMPVGAYQQFQAPPLPIRPNSHVQPLVHNEIYQTDDQSEEEHSPDLGPRLEPEGGN
- the tmem158 gene encoding transmembrane protein 158 — encoded protein: MLNDSPTLLLALTAVAGLLQRCQGWSDEDLLLPPINSSNRFLANLEVDVRFSKRSVEESEASPDAASLQTMSQCNVSVQRLLPTSLVARWDSTFGFQCDVLIYTTNNHGRAFFSASINRAISPVVIEHLGVAGGQQELRLCVGCGMSRYRRFGQGRSRGQQTGDQVTFCCVDFSLDELKGDKSWRLNRKPIESTLVACFMTLVIIVWSVAALIWPVPIIAGFLPNGMEQRRPR
- the cdcp1a gene encoding CUB domain-containing protein 1a isoform X1, whose product is MSSSRVTLHLLLLTFVPFTVSELCKVDPSKMEGLSLHIKKLRPASECKMKINSVPKEKITVTSSSELTFQDCLPEDVQVTAMKVIECSQLKDCQKTPANLSVPVLPTCLPAPLSSVTWILRPPQSGSVELTSPTGPLKQSLPGQQCNDSIIIKVVGDDGSTIGHFCHQGAIQNVQIHTKVSVTVSGIGGKALTAPFKHVLNVVFKGEISERYIFTVSPMRDTPVLLATPGWPIGMKAYSTISWVVSVLPKMEAHLMFVNLSQPKCSNRHTDIRVHRVGCPEEDYSRREDEEAKSEITVSDNFYLNMSNCMPERGDFRVLTKITLQESKNFLQTIILSVVSALLVIFATVLVVVCVVIRKKKKLNPEVSIYNPNGTSFLPAHNGFPKTRQDNESHVYASIEDTLVYTDLLRRGADIGVYGEFDTYRPFTGQTDSQKPLVSEDAGADNMPVGAYQQFQAPPLPIRPNSHVQPLVHNEIYQTDDQSEEEHSPDLGPRLEPEGGN